The following are from one region of the Quercus robur chromosome 1, dhQueRobu3.1, whole genome shotgun sequence genome:
- the LOC126722336 gene encoding putative phytosulfokines 6 isoform X1 → MKQGFHSSALILALLLLLLSCSKISSRSIANKQGQVEVKLNEIASGDSFADLEGSESMNQLMGMENCNEGDEECLERRVLSEVHLDYIYTQHHKP, encoded by the exons ATGAAGCAAGGCTTTCACTCTAGTGCTCTTATCCTTGCCCTTCTACTATTGCTTCTTTCCTGCTCAAAAATATCTTCCCGTTCCATAGCAAACAAACAAG GACAAGTGGAAGTAAAACTCAATGAAATCGCTTCTGGGGATTCCTTTGCAGACTTGGAAGGCAGTGAATCCATGAAT CAGCTCATGGGGATGGAAAATTGTAACGAGGGAGATGAAGAATGCTTAGAGAGAAGGGTGCTTTCTGAGGTTCACTTGGACTACATCTACACCCAGCACCATAAGCCTTGA
- the LOC126722336 gene encoding putative phytosulfokines 6 isoform X2: MKQGFHSSALILALLLLLLSCSKISSRSIANKQGQVEVKLNEIASGDSFADLEGSESMNLMGMENCNEGDEECLERRVLSEVHLDYIYTQHHKP, encoded by the exons ATGAAGCAAGGCTTTCACTCTAGTGCTCTTATCCTTGCCCTTCTACTATTGCTTCTTTCCTGCTCAAAAATATCTTCCCGTTCCATAGCAAACAAACAAG GACAAGTGGAAGTAAAACTCAATGAAATCGCTTCTGGGGATTCCTTTGCAGACTTGGAAGGCAGTGAATCCATGAAT CTCATGGGGATGGAAAATTGTAACGAGGGAGATGAAGAATGCTTAGAGAGAAGGGTGCTTTCTGAGGTTCACTTGGACTACATCTACACCCAGCACCATAAGCCTTGA